In the genome of Clostridia bacterium, one region contains:
- a CDS encoding alpha-amylase family glycosyl hydrolase has translation MENLLIVLEKIKSRKNGFSGNYYIPEVWNFCRYEKYTRDKGRSGEININPYEFMEFCLEKYIAGSGDKSRNYLMPLKNHKNNRKNICNSNIYSMLPRMYTAWSHYNDGRICGGTFLKAICLLPYLKKLGIDVIYLLPIFEYSSRYKKGGLGSPYAIKNVYRIDRNLHDELLGEANQAILEIEFKAFVEACHILGIRVLADFVFRTAARDSDLIIEHPDWFYWIDLECSNSFKTPSVENVELCTGLSDSTLKNLYESTNLKSYISMFSLSPDKVCPEKWEKVKIQNESDGGNILELIEREFGLTTVPAFPGVLNDPQPPWTDITFLRFYYDLSEKGRMFAGQSDVPYIMQDGVCLNLYPGSDVNLDLWEYVSGAIPYFQDNFGIDGARIDMGHVLPLELNREIIKKAREKNPEFILWSEEFSVLNSGMAKKDNFDFISGYVWYFYKYLEETSFNKQLFLDTLKKSQIPVAAAIETPDTPRAVFLHKDKKKLEQIILINIFLPNAIPFINSGFEVMEIQPMNLGLDNTEEGRFVLAPGDPMYGRLAFFDEYCLHWLSDDRLWAEQILSKAYALRSFFKAVVTKKENFLWHHGLRKKSKTTCICYCDMESGKNMFLIANRSFSYRRRIKPEDLIPEKLFQDFKSATLFFSSGDICNIRWELGMDYFLKPGEVIIGCFE, from the coding sequence ATGGAAAATCTGTTAATAGTGCTTGAAAAGATAAAAAGCAGGAAAAATGGATTCTCAGGAAACTATTATATTCCTGAAGTGTGGAATTTCTGCAGATATGAAAAATATACACGGGATAAAGGCAGAAGTGGAGAAATAAACATAAACCCATATGAGTTTATGGAATTTTGCTTAGAGAAATATATTGCCGGTAGCGGCGATAAATCCCGGAATTATTTGATGCCTCTTAAGAATCATAAAAACAATAGAAAAAATATTTGCAATAGCAATATATACAGCATGCTGCCAAGAATGTATACTGCATGGAGTCACTATAATGACGGACGTATATGCGGAGGTACCTTTTTAAAGGCAATATGTCTGCTGCCTTATCTAAAAAAACTCGGTATCGATGTTATATATCTGCTTCCGATATTCGAATACAGCAGCAGGTATAAAAAGGGAGGATTGGGTAGTCCTTATGCAATAAAAAACGTATACAGAATAGACAGAAATCTTCATGATGAATTACTTGGAGAAGCTAACCAGGCTATTCTAGAAATAGAATTCAAAGCTTTTGTTGAAGCCTGTCATATTCTAGGTATAAGGGTGCTGGCTGATTTTGTATTCAGAACCGCAGCAAGAGACAGCGATCTAATCATAGAGCATCCTGACTGGTTTTACTGGATTGATTTAGAATGCAGTAACAGCTTCAAAACTCCTTCGGTAGAAAATGTTGAATTATGTACAGGCTTAAGTGACAGTACACTTAAGAACTTGTACGAATCTACCAACCTGAAAAGCTATATTTCGATGTTTTCCCTGTCGCCAGATAAGGTATGCCCGGAAAAATGGGAAAAGGTTAAGATACAAAACGAAAGTGACGGGGGCAATATACTTGAATTAATAGAAAGGGAATTCGGTCTGACTACTGTTCCGGCCTTTCCCGGTGTACTAAATGATCCTCAGCCGCCATGGACAGACATTACATTCCTCAGGTTTTATTATGATTTAAGTGAAAAGGGACGGATGTTTGCAGGTCAATCAGATGTTCCGTATATCATGCAAGATGGGGTTTGTCTGAATCTCTATCCCGGAAGTGACGTAAATCTGGATTTGTGGGAATATGTTTCAGGTGCCATTCCTTATTTTCAGGATAACTTCGGAATAGATGGCGCCAGAATAGATATGGGACATGTACTTCCCTTGGAACTAAACAGAGAGATAATAAAAAAGGCAAGGGAAAAAAATCCGGAGTTTATATTGTGGTCAGAAGAATTCAGTGTTCTGAACTCCGGTATGGCAAAGAAAGATAATTTTGACTTCATCAGCGGTTATGTATGGTATTTTTACAAGTATCTTGAAGAAACCAGTTTTAACAAGCAACTTTTCCTTGATACATTAAAAAAATCACAAATACCGGTTGCAGCGGCGATTGAGACTCCAGACACACCAAGGGCTGTTTTTCTGCACAAAGACAAAAAAAAGCTTGAGCAGATAATTCTAATAAATATTTTTTTACCAAATGCAATACCGTTTATAAACAGTGGATTTGAAGTTATGGAAATACAACCCATGAATCTAGGTCTTGATAATACGGAAGAAGGAAGATTTGTACTTGCTCCTGGAGATCCAATGTATGGAAGGTTGGCTTTTTTTGATGAATACTGCCTGCACTGGTTGAGCGATGACCGTCTTTGGGCAGAACAGATATTATCAAAAGCTTATGCATTGAGATCATTTTTTAAAGCAGTAGTCACGAAAAAAGAGAATTTCTTATGGCATCACGGGTTACGGAAAAAGAGTAAGACTACCTGTATTTGCTACTGCGATATGGAAAGCGGTAAAAATATGTTTCTTATTGCTAATAGAAGCTTTTCATACAGAAGGAGAATAAAACCTGAAGATTTAATCCCTGAAAAGCTTTTTCAAGACTTTAAATCAGCAACACTCTTTTTTTCTTCCGGCGATATCTGTAATATCAGATGGGAGTTGGGAATGGATTATTTCTTAAAACCCGGTGAAGTTATTATAGGGTGCTTTGAATAA
- a CDS encoding glycogen synthase, with translation MDNIKILFAAVEVYPFAKTGGLADVACFLPKAIRNKGYDIRIIMPKYKNIREQYSNLLQPVCELDVEISDKKFRCKVEFTEYNGNIVYFIDNPYYFDRERIYDYDDEMERFVFYCKAVLEAIPLLGFKPQIIQCNDWETGFIPYYMRTHYGSIDYYKDIKTLLTIHTVLYQGVFSKQNAWDVLKTDWSYFTENSLDFYNQINFMKIGIMLADVINTVSPSYADQISTGLPFDVEPIVPVLNKRKKDLYGILNGIDADENNPGTDKRLYANFTYESLEGKAINKEMLQRELDLPVRNDVPIVAIISRLEITKGLYLIEKSFHEMLKDDLQFIVVGDGIPYYRYLFSEMMKAYPDKMRYLPYNESIAYKTYAASDIFLMPSYTEACGISQLIGMRYGAVPLVRETGGLKDTVKCYNEKTGEGNGFSFWYANQWVMLDAVRNAISYYHKKDIWMELVHRCMTQPLGWDKSSSEYIKLYKCIIDGTQYISG, from the coding sequence ATGGATAATATAAAAATACTTTTTGCAGCTGTAGAAGTATACCCTTTCGCCAAAACAGGAGGGCTTGCGGATGTTGCATGCTTTCTTCCTAAAGCAATAAGAAATAAGGGATATGATATACGTATCATAATGCCAAAATACAAAAACATTAGAGAGCAATACTCAAACCTGCTTCAGCCGGTATGTGAGCTGGATGTGGAAATTTCAGACAAAAAATTCCGGTGTAAAGTTGAATTTACGGAGTATAACGGTAATATAGTATATTTTATCGATAACCCTTATTATTTTGACAGGGAAAGAATATATGACTACGATGATGAAATGGAAAGGTTTGTATTCTATTGCAAAGCAGTTCTGGAAGCCATTCCTCTCTTGGGGTTCAAGCCTCAGATCATTCAGTGCAATGATTGGGAGACAGGTTTTATTCCTTACTATATGAGAACTCATTATGGCTCTATCGATTATTACAAAGATATAAAGACATTGCTTACAATACATACGGTTTTATATCAGGGTGTATTTAGCAAACAGAATGCATGGGATGTGTTAAAGACAGATTGGAGTTATTTTACTGAAAATAGCCTTGATTTCTATAATCAGATAAACTTTATGAAGATAGGGATAATGCTTGCAGATGTAATAAATACCGTTAGTCCAAGCTATGCAGATCAAATCAGTACAGGTCTGCCGTTTGATGTAGAACCTATAGTACCGGTATTAAACAAGCGGAAAAAGGATTTATATGGAATTCTAAACGGCATAGATGCAGATGAAAATAATCCTGGAACCGATAAGAGGCTGTATGCTAATTTCACCTATGAAAGTTTGGAAGGAAAAGCAATAAATAAGGAAATGCTACAGCGTGAACTTGACCTACCTGTACGAAATGATGTTCCGATAGTTGCCATTATTTCTAGACTTGAAATAACCAAGGGGCTATATCTTATAGAAAAATCCTTCCATGAAATGCTAAAGGATGATTTGCAGTTTATAGTGGTGGGGGACGGTATTCCTTACTATAGATACCTTTTTTCAGAAATGATGAAGGCTTATCCGGATAAGATGCGCTACTTACCTTATAATGAAAGCATTGCATACAAGACTTATGCGGCTTCCGATATTTTTCTTATGCCTTCCTATACTGAGGCATGCGGAATAAGCCAGCTGATAGGGATGAGATATGGTGCAGTCCCTCTAGTAAGAGAGACGGGAGGACTAAAAGATACTGTTAAGTGCTACAATGAAAAAACCGGTGAAGGAAACGGATTTTCTTTCTGGTATGCAAATCAATGGGTTATGCTTGATGCTGTACGTAATGCTATCAGTTACTATCATAAAAAGGATATATGGATGGAATTGGTGCATAGATGCATGACTCAGCCTTTAGGATGGGACAAATCATCAAGTGAGTATATAAAGCTGTATAAATGCATAATTGATGGTACGCAGTATATATCCGGTTGA
- a CDS encoding MATE family efflux transporter: MLFLSNIMSNIKNSLDSNREFISKVSKIAIPIALQSVIMSLLNMADQVMVGQLGEKSIAAVGMSNRMITILMFVLNAIAAGVSVYTAQFWGKKETGKIGQLMGIGLFSGGIVTAIFVCLSVFAPEFCIGIFSNDKEVMSQGAVFLKIVGYSYIPSMLTVMFSAVLRSTTHVKLPVIASITGVVLDVILNYVLIFGRFGFPEMGLEGAAVSTVIARIVELLIILAVTYKLKLPAAFSFKQMRGVSKPLLVSYFNITYPFILNEFLWVLGETVYSIIYGRIGTLEYTAVAITAPIQGITIGALSGLASATAVILGNAIGANKEDNVLSYAKKFVKLSIVFSACLGVLIILMSKFYIGIYNVSEETGRYAGYLMLAFAFFLWVKVSNMIIGSGILSSGGDSKFILVMESSTTWLFGVPSGFIAAFALGLPVYWVYIILSCEEIIRFVIGLRRVYSRKWIKNLVSNL; encoded by the coding sequence ATGTTGTTTTTATCAAATATTATGTCGAATATTAAGAATTCATTGGATTCAAATAGAGAATTCATATCTAAAGTTTCAAAGATAGCTATCCCCATAGCGCTTCAAAGTGTTATTATGAGTCTGCTGAATATGGCGGACCAGGTAATGGTAGGGCAGCTTGGCGAGAAATCTATTGCTGCAGTAGGAATGAGCAACAGGATGATAACTATTTTGATGTTTGTACTAAATGCAATAGCAGCAGGAGTATCCGTCTATACCGCACAGTTCTGGGGGAAGAAGGAAACTGGAAAAATTGGACAACTGATGGGAATAGGTTTATTTTCAGGTGGTATAGTTACAGCAATATTTGTTTGCCTGTCTGTATTTGCTCCTGAATTTTGTATTGGGATCTTTTCAAATGACAAGGAAGTAATGTCCCAGGGGGCAGTTTTTCTCAAAATAGTAGGATACAGTTATATTCCTTCTATGCTAACGGTTATGTTCTCGGCAGTTCTCAGATCTACTACACACGTGAAGCTTCCCGTTATTGCTAGTATTACAGGGGTTGTGCTGGACGTTATTCTTAATTATGTACTTATATTCGGAAGATTTGGATTCCCTGAAATGGGCTTGGAGGGAGCAGCAGTATCAACTGTAATAGCACGAATTGTCGAGCTTCTGATTATTCTCGCAGTTACATATAAATTAAAGCTTCCGGCAGCGTTTTCTTTTAAGCAGATGAGAGGGGTATCAAAACCACTTTTAGTCAGCTACTTTAATATAACATACCCGTTTATTCTTAATGAATTTCTATGGGTGCTCGGAGAAACGGTATACAGCATCATTTATGGCAGAATAGGAACTTTGGAATATACTGCTGTAGCAATAACTGCTCCAATACAAGGAATTACCATAGGTGCTTTGTCAGGATTGGCAAGTGCTACTGCTGTTATCCTTGGAAATGCAATAGGAGCAAATAAGGAAGATAATGTACTCTCATATGCAAAGAAATTTGTAAAACTCAGTATTGTTTTTTCTGCCTGTCTCGGTGTATTAATTATACTTATGTCAAAGTTCTATATAGGGATTTATAATGTTTCCGAAGAGACTGGAAGGTACGCAGGGTATCTTATGCTGGCATTTGCATTTTTCCTATGGGTCAAAGTTTCAAATATGATAATAGGCTCAGGAATTTTATCAAGCGGAGGAGACAGTAAATTCATACTTGTAATGGAATCCTCTACAACATGGCTGTTTGGTGTCCCGTCAGGCTTTATTGCAGCATTTGCACTGGGTTTGCCTGTATACTGGGTATATATCATTCTCTCATGCGAAGAAATTATACGGTTTGTAATCGGTTTACGCAGAGTTTACTCACGTAAATGGATAAAAAACCTTGTCAGTAATCTATAA
- a CDS encoding dihydrofolate reductase family protein: protein MKTVIFSQISIDGKLTLGAGHSSKDLFSLFSVEDMEYIHKFRGSMDGIMVGRKTIEIDNPFLTNRFEEDKNPIRIIPTTTLNIPIDSNIFNDEKKTIIVTTENCANNEKMDAIRKMEKDCIICGKDTVDFKELFKQLENRYSVESIMVEGGGQLNWNLIKDGLVDEIILMQLPLIIGGASNITLVDGEGYTELQGTRKFELQEIHPRQNYALMRYSKV from the coding sequence ATGAAGACAGTAATTTTCAGTCAGATTTCTATAGACGGTAAGCTTACTTTAGGGGCCGGTCACTCAAGCAAGGATCTTTTTAGCCTTTTCTCTGTTGAGGATATGGAGTATATTCACAAGTTCAGAGGAAGCATGGATGGAATTATGGTAGGAAGAAAAACAATTGAAATCGATAATCCGTTTCTAACAAACCGTTTTGAAGAGGATAAGAATCCTATAAGGATTATTCCTACTACTACCTTGAATATACCTATTGATTCAAATATTTTCAATGATGAAAAAAAGACTATTATAGTCACTACAGAAAATTGTGCAAATAATGAAAAAATGGATGCTATAAGGAAAATGGAAAAGGATTGCATTATTTGCGGGAAAGATACCGTGGATTTCAAAGAGTTGTTCAAGCAGCTGGAAAACAGGTATTCAGTAGAAAGTATCATGGTAGAAGGCGGCGGACAGCTAAATTGGAATCTGATAAAGGACGGGCTGGTCGATGAAATAATTCTGATGCAGCTGCCGTTAATAATAGGAGGAGCTTCAAATATTACACTTGTTGACGGCGAAGGTTATACAGAACTTCAGGGAACCAGAAAATTCGAACTTCAGGAAATACACCCAAGGCAGAATTATGCTTTGATGAGATATTCAAAAGTCTAG
- a CDS encoding extracellular solute-binding protein encodes MQTNKKVNELVLWHEFDGPGDISINVLEKICKMYSERNYIKINPVAKNIYEITAYFRGDKRGNEAPDMAFLPSDFVIFANTGRFSEIPDNIFKDLISENSLKTMNFSGKQYGLPVIGGNHLVLYYNKDIFPSGLLEWKELKQKVDELQKKKIIPVSLDICQLYWILPILSAFDAWPVKGCDPGNINYLALKDAFRFIDTMMKQGIVGTFDASTEMLEKFFDGKIGAIIAGEWSYGYIMRNLGEKAGVCAIPAINGRKCTSTTSTLGLVYVEQSLQSEYRDELLGFGKFLLSEECQMMWLNEVDRIPLNVNISQKIKNSASQNKRIVLEEMYASHPLLITETSKNLWPVMELGKELFWQRCLGIDETIEKMKEKVQLLNAG; translated from the coding sequence ATGCAAACAAATAAAAAGGTAAACGAACTGGTTCTATGGCATGAATTTGACGGTCCGGGGGACATTTCAATAAATGTTCTGGAAAAAATCTGTAAAATGTATTCAGAAAGAAACTATATAAAAATCAATCCTGTCGCTAAAAACATATATGAAATCACTGCGTATTTCAGAGGTGATAAAAGGGGCAATGAAGCTCCGGATATGGCGTTTCTTCCATCTGATTTTGTTATTTTCGCAAATACAGGCAGATTTTCTGAAATACCGGATAATATTTTTAAAGACTTGATTTCTGAAAACTCATTAAAAACAATGAATTTTAGCGGTAAACAGTATGGTCTTCCTGTGATAGGAGGGAATCATCTTGTTTTATATTATAACAAAGATATATTTCCTTCAGGCTTACTTGAGTGGAAAGAACTTAAACAAAAAGTTGATGAATTGCAAAAGAAAAAAATAATTCCCGTTTCACTTGATATATGCCAGCTTTATTGGATATTGCCAATCTTATCTGCATTTGACGCCTGGCCGGTTAAGGGGTGTGATCCGGGAAATATCAACTATTTAGCTTTGAAGGATGCTTTCCGATTTATTGATACTATGATGAAACAAGGCATAGTTGGAACCTTTGACGCATCAACAGAAATGTTGGAGAAATTCTTTGACGGTAAAATAGGAGCAATTATTGCAGGTGAGTGGTCATACGGCTATATTATGAGAAATCTGGGAGAAAAAGCAGGTGTTTGTGCAATACCGGCTATAAACGGCAGGAAATGTACTTCAACCACATCTACTCTGGGGTTGGTTTATGTGGAACAATCTCTTCAATCGGAGTACAGAGATGAACTTTTAGGCTTCGGAAAATTCCTTTTGAGTGAGGAGTGCCAGATGATGTGGCTAAATGAAGTTGACAGGATTCCTCTGAATGTGAATATCAGCCAGAAAATAAAAAATAGTGCATCCCAGAATAAAAGGATTGTACTGGAAGAAATGTATGCCAGTCATCCTCTTCTTATAACTGAAACAAGTAAAAATCTTTGGCCTGTTATGGAACTCGGCAAGGAGCTTTTCTGGCAGAGATGCCTAGGTATTGATGAAACGATAGAAAAAATGAAGGAAAAGGTTCAATTACTAAATGCCGGCTGA
- a CDS encoding alpha-amylase, translating to MKNSNNLEQIYNFLDKREKNSDLLFWIPSIWNSIHFENIKGKNAGEILVNPYEYISSTIRNILNNSENSQKTKNTTMDDSVIYNSLVRYTTAWDYNHDNEIESGTFLRLIALLPFLKELGVNILYLLPVTKYSTLKQKGDIGSPYAIKSFFELDPNLHDPLLDGMEDFSLDQEFISLVEACHLSGIKVVHDFIPRVTAVNSDLISEHPDWVYWIKLDALKGFCPPKIPGLDFFQECTPENLDIVYTSAETPLHLKKFTHSPDIINPVLWNELKERSDNTGEELLELVEREMKITTAPAHSDWINDVQPIWTDITFLRLYMDVTPSVKKYIQPDQPPYVMFDTIKCNMFPAEQPNYGLWNMMEQAIRHGMEVYGLDGFRVDIGHTVPTPLLSHLFEVIREIKPDAVLISEDLINENHIKASKSGYNIMLGNNWNLMSRINKENLTQYLKSLPSLQIHIFACAETADTPRITSREGGVLLAKNMAMFNYFMPKGVPYITTGFEVNEIQPLNCGLADNTNGAEIPKAFFNKMVIEWNKENAEIMVFLLKRLSALRKEYKEYIKPENLIIPDSPEDILIYGYKQGRNTILCCLNLDMENDRLIDLGNLMPEYCFYEVLADTHTAGDTAAIIRSTVMKAGQALVLKNFS from the coding sequence ATGAAAAATTCAAATAATCTGGAGCAAATATATAACTTTCTTGACAAACGGGAAAAAAATTCGGATTTACTGTTCTGGATACCATCCATATGGAACAGTATACATTTTGAAAACATTAAAGGTAAAAATGCTGGAGAAATACTTGTAAATCCATATGAGTATATCTCATCAACTATCAGGAATATTCTTAATAATTCAGAAAATAGCCAAAAAACAAAAAACACAACTATGGATGATAGCGTAATTTATAATTCATTAGTCAGATATACAACAGCGTGGGATTACAACCATGATAATGAGATCGAATCAGGTACTTTTCTGCGCTTAATTGCCCTGCTGCCTTTTTTGAAAGAGCTTGGTGTGAATATTCTCTATTTGCTGCCTGTAACAAAATACAGTACATTAAAGCAAAAAGGAGATATTGGCTCACCATATGCAATAAAAAGCTTTTTTGAACTGGACCCCAATCTGCACGATCCATTATTGGACGGTATGGAAGATTTTTCACTTGACCAGGAATTCATCTCTCTGGTGGAAGCATGCCATCTGTCTGGGATAAAAGTAGTACATGACTTCATTCCTCGCGTAACTGCTGTAAACAGCGATTTGATCAGTGAACATCCCGACTGGGTCTATTGGATAAAACTAGACGCACTCAAGGGTTTTTGTCCGCCAAAAATTCCCGGTCTGGACTTTTTCCAGGAGTGTACTCCTGAGAATCTGGACATTGTTTATACTTCCGCCGAGACACCTTTACATCTAAAAAAATTCACTCATTCGCCTGATATTATAAATCCTGTACTATGGAATGAACTAAAAGAGCGAAGTGACAATACCGGAGAAGAATTACTGGAACTTGTTGAAAGAGAAATGAAAATCACTACTGCTCCGGCACATTCGGATTGGATAAACGATGTACAGCCTATATGGACGGATATTACGTTTCTAAGACTTTATATGGATGTAACTCCAAGTGTGAAAAAATATATACAGCCGGATCAACCTCCTTATGTCATGTTTGACACCATTAAGTGCAATATGTTTCCAGCAGAACAGCCGAATTACGGATTGTGGAATATGATGGAGCAGGCAATACGTCATGGTATGGAGGTATACGGTCTCGACGGATTCAGGGTGGATATAGGACATACTGTTCCAACTCCACTTTTAAGCCATCTATTTGAAGTGATAAGGGAAATAAAGCCGGATGCAGTACTGATAAGCGAAGATCTGATAAATGAAAATCATATTAAGGCATCAAAAAGCGGATACAATATAATGCTGGGGAATAACTGGAATCTTATGTCCAGGATAAACAAGGAAAATCTGACACAATACCTTAAAAGCCTGCCATCACTTCAAATCCATATTTTTGCTTGTGCAGAAACTGCAGATACACCTCGTATTACCAGCAGGGAGGGAGGCGTGCTTTTGGCAAAAAATATGGCTATGTTTAACTATTTTATGCCAAAAGGTGTCCCTTATATTACTACAGGCTTCGAAGTAAATGAAATCCAGCCTTTAAATTGCGGGCTTGCAGATAATACAAACGGCGCAGAAATACCAAAAGCATTTTTTAACAAAATGGTTATTGAGTGGAATAAAGAAAATGCAGAAATTATGGTTTTCTTGCTTAAGCGCTTAAGTGCTTTGAGGAAGGAATACAAGGAATATATAAAGCCAGAAAACCTTATCATTCCTGATTCACCTGAAGATATACTTATCTACGGCTATAAGCAAGGTAGAAATACTATCCTTTGCTGTCTTAACCTGGATATGGAAAATGACAGATTAATTGATTTGGGGAATTTAATGCCTGAATACTGCTTTTATGAGGTTCTGGCTGATACTCATACTGCAGGTGATACTGCTGCAATAATAAGAAGTACGGTTATGAAAGCCGGACAGGCACTCGTTCTTAAAAATTTTAGTTAA
- a CDS encoding alpha-amylase family glycosyl hydrolase — MNETSKKAMRIFTPVLVVLILVLSSMYVLAGSDGAVGNTASCSTDVIYQIITDRFLDGNTANNPTGALFDRTNLRKYHGGDWQGIINKINDNYFTNMGVTALWISPPVENITTIDPSNNSASYHGYWGRDFFKTNAYFGSSSDFANLVSAAHAKNLKVIIDFVPNHTSTCEYGSMVFPEDGRLYRNGTLISGFKTDTTNVFNHESWTDFSTLENGIYHSMYGLGDLNHLNSTVDTYMKDAINQWLNWGVDGIRVDAVKHMPKGWQKSWLNSIYTNKPVFVFGEWYHGGTTNDATMTDFANTSGMSLLDFRFANTVRNVIGSGTGTMYDLNTLFTSTNTDFDEVNNQVTFIDNHDVSRFYTLASSNQRKVAQAYAIMLTSRGVPTIYYGTEQYLTGSTDPDNRKDMPSFSTTTNAYQVIGKIAPLRKTNPALAYGTTTEKWINNDVIVYERKFGNSVVLTAVNRSQTASYNISGLLTSLPAGTYTDVLTGILNGNSITVSSTGSVTAFDLGAGEVGVWQYTNGSTTPIIGSAAPTMGKPTNVITIDGRGFGTTAGQVKFGTTNGTIVSWNNEQIKVRVPTLAAGLYNVTVVNSSGTTSNIFDKFEVLSGTQVTVRFKVNNATTSLGTNVYLVGSVSELGNWAPASAIGPLFNNTSTIGVYPTWFYDVNVPAGTTISFKFIKKDSAGNATWEGGSNHTYTTPSSGTGTVVVDWQN, encoded by the coding sequence ATGAACGAGACTAGTAAAAAAGCGATGAGGATTTTTACCCCGGTACTTGTGGTTCTTATACTTGTATTATCAAGTATGTATGTTCTTGCAGGATCGGACGGTGCAGTCGGAAACACTGCAAGTTGTTCAACAGATGTTATTTATCAGATAATAACAGACCGTTTTCTCGATGGTAACACCGCAAACAACCCTACAGGAGCTTTGTTTGATAGGACAAACCTGAGAAAATACCATGGTGGTGACTGGCAGGGTATAATCAATAAGATTAATGACAACTATTTTACAAATATGGGCGTAACTGCTCTGTGGATTTCACCTCCGGTGGAGAATATTACCACTATCGATCCTTCCAATAATTCAGCATCATATCATGGCTACTGGGGAAGAGATTTCTTCAAAACAAATGCTTACTTCGGTTCAAGCTCTGACTTCGCAAATCTTGTAAGTGCTGCTCATGCTAAGAACCTAAAAGTTATAATTGACTTTGTTCCAAACCATACTTCCACATGTGAATATGGATCAATGGTATTCCCTGAAGACGGAAGACTATACAGGAATGGAACTCTTATCAGCGGATTCAAGACTGATACAACTAATGTATTCAATCATGAAAGCTGGACTGACTTCAGCACTTTGGAAAACGGAATATACCACAGCATGTATGGTTTAGGCGATTTGAACCACTTAAACAGTACTGTAGACACATATATGAAGGATGCAATAAACCAATGGCTTAACTGGGGCGTTGACGGTATTCGTGTTGATGCTGTTAAGCATATGCCCAAAGGCTGGCAGAAGAGCTGGCTAAACAGCATATATACAAACAAACCAGTATTTGTTTTCGGTGAGTGGTATCATGGTGGCACAACAAATGATGCTACAATGACTGATTTTGCAAATACCAGCGGTATGAGCCTTCTTGATTTCAGATTTGCAAATACTGTACGTAATGTAATAGGTAGCGGAACAGGTACCATGTATGATCTTAATACCTTATTTACATCAACCAATACAGATTTTGACGAAGTTAATAATCAGGTAACATTTATCGATAATCACGATGTATCACGTTTCTACACACTTGCATCATCAAATCAGCGTAAAGTTGCACAGGCATATGCAATTATGCTGACTTCACGCGGAGTACCTACGATTTACTATGGTACAGAACAATATCTTACAGGTTCAACAGATCCTGACAACCGTAAAGATATGCCTTCATTCAGCACAACTACCAATGCATATCAGGTTATAGGCAAGATAGCTCCTCTCCGTAAGACAAATCCTGCTCTTGCATATGGTACTACTACTGAAAAATGGATAAATAATGATGTAATCGTATATGAACGCAAATTTGGCAACAGTGTAGTACTTACAGCAGTAAACAGAAGCCAGACTGCAAGCTATAATATTTCGGGCTTGTTAACTTCACTTCCGGCCGGAACTTATACAGACGTACTCACAGGTATTCTGAACGGAAACAGTATAACAGTTTCCAGTACAGGTTCTGTAACAGCATTTGATTTAGGTGCTGGAGAAGTTGGAGTATGGCAGTATACTAACGGATCTACTACACCGATAATTGGTAGTGCTGCTCCTACTATGGGCAAACCAACCAATGTTATAACAATCGATGGTAGAGGTTTTGGTACAACTGCGGGTCAGGTTAAGTTCGGTACTACAAACGGTACAATCGTATCATGGAATAATGAGCAGATCAAGGTTAGAGTTCCTACATTGGCAGCAGGCTTGTACAATGTTACTGTTGTAAATTCAAGCGGAACTACAAGCAATATCTTTGATAAATTTGAAGTTCTCAGCGGAACCCAGGTAACTGTACGCTTCAAGGTAAATAATGCTACTACTTCATTGGGAACAAACGTATATCTCGTAGGTAGCGTATCAGAGCTTGGTAATTGGGCTCCTGCATCTGCTATAGGACCTTTATTCAACAATACAAGTACTATAGGTGTGTACCCGACATGGTTCTATGATGTAAACGTTCCTGCAGGTACTACTATAAGCTTTAAGTTTATTAAGAAGGATTCAGCAGGGAATGCAACATGGGAAGGCGGATCAAACCATACTTATACTACTCCTTCCAGCGGAACTGGAACTGTAGTCGTAGATTGGCAGAATTAA